GTTCCACAGCAGTTTTATAGTACTGGTGACTTGCTTAAGATTCCCCTTCCCCGTCCCTGGAATGGTGATATTAATACTCTGTCACGTTATATTTCTGCTTATCGTCAACATTTTCAGTCATTGCCTATCCCATCTGGTCTTAGTATGCAGATCCTTCTTCGTTCAGTCCCTGAAGCCACCGCTCAACTATGGCTTCAGCAACCCCCTGATTCTCTAGCTCGCTTGACTCCTGAAGgttttttcacttttttGACTAATCTCTATCATATTTCTCCCCGACATGTTCTTAAGGCACGTGAGTCTGAACTCCGCAATCTACgttgttcttctttgtcACAAGTTCCTACTTACAACACGACTCACCGCGCATTATCTTCTGAACTTGGTTGGAATGAGAGTCAACGGATTGATGGCTACCTTGCTGGGTTTACTCAACCTGACTTGGTTCGTCACACCGATGATGTCGATCCCGAGTATGATTATGATCAACTTCAGCGTCACTTCCAAGCGTTCGCTTTGCGTCTTTATGACAAACGTCGTACTGACACCTCTTCCAATGCTAATAACAATGGTTCTCGTTCTTCTGCTTCACGCTCTGCATCTCGCAAACTCTCTTCTGAAGAGAGACGACGTCGCGAAAAAGAGAAGCTTTGCCTTTATTGCGCATCTCCAGACCATGCTGTAGCACAGTGTTCTGTTAAGCCTGTGTCTAATTCCTCGTCTTCCCAGTCTTCTTCCTTTCCTAAACCTTCGTCAAAATCTTCTGGTTCTACTTCTCGTTCCAAGGTTGTTACTCCTTCTTCTCGTGTTCACATGATCACAGTGAAAACTGAGCCTGTTGAATCCGCTTCTTCGGATTTCCCCGATTCATTCCATGAACAAGCTCTTTCAGATCATGATCTCTCCGATCttaatgaagatgattttgtCGATTCCCCCTCTTCTGGTTCCTCCAGTTCCGCCACTTCCAATTCTTCCACTCTTCAATCTAATGCCTTTTACTTATCCCACTTGATGTTCGCAGAAGTTCCTGCTTGTGTTCCTCATGAGTTTCTAGAAGTCTCTTTTGGCCCGATTACTGGATCTGAGACATCTGTTCAAGCACATGTCGATACTGGTGCACAATCTAGTCTTATTGATTATGATTTCGCAGCTCGCCATAATCTTGGTGTTATCTCTGCCGATCTTGATCTCTATGCCTATAATGCAACTGCCCCTTTTGCTCGAACTCATTTTCAGGTTCCGTTAAGTATCAATTGGCAAGGTAAATTTTATCGTGTTAAGTTTGTGGTTGTTCCTAATTGCCCATATCCCATGGTACTTGGTGCAGGGTTTCTTAAATTCCCTTTCGAATTTAATCTTTTCCAACCCCATCCACTTCAGCCATTACCTCCCCGCGCTGTCACTCCTACTTGTGGTCCCTTCATGCCACAAGCTCCTGTACCTTCTCAACCCGCTTCGTTTGCTTCCTGTCGGTCTTCTTACAAACCGCCTCATAATCAACACAAACGTAGTTATAAGTACAAACACCGTAGATCCCCTCACAATTCTACTCCTACTTCCCGGATTTACTTGGTTACTACTGTTGAAAACGTCGATCCCCCTTCTTTTATTCCTTCTCGGATTCTTAAGGTCTTTGATACTGTCCCCACTTCTTTGCCTCCTCATCGATCTGAATTGATATGAAAATTGACATTCTACCTGATGCGGCACTGCGCAAAGCTCGTGTTTACCCTTTGAGCCCTCCtcaagaagctcttgaCAGAATATCTAGATTCCTATCTTTCCAAAGGCTATATTCGACCTTCAACCTCTTCCATCGCGTCTCCTGTCTTCTTTGTACCTAACAAGAATGGTTCGTTTCGTTTACTTGTTGAATACTCCTACCGATATTCATTCCCGGTTACCTGATCTCaactcttcctcttcaaccCAACCTCTTCGGTTACCTATTCTCCTTAGTAACTCTGATGATTCCTTATCTCCTAATAAGTCGATCATCGCTTCCATCTCTTCTCACGCCCCTTCTCGGTCTCCTTCTCCCACTGAGTTCTCTGCGTTTTCACACCCCTTGACTTCTTACCCCGAGTTGTCAACCGCTCTTCTCGCTGCCTATAACAGCGCACCCAATCTTCCCCTCACAACTAACCATCACTGGACTACTCATGATCAATTCATTTATTATCGAGAACGTCTTTTTGTTCCGCCTCATGCTACGACTCTCAtcaatgatattattcGTCTTTTTCATGACCTTCCGTCCAGCGGACACCTTGGTTACCGCAAAACCTTTGACCTTCTTTCTCGTTACTTTTATTGGCCCCAGATGACTTCGTCGGTCCATCCCTACGTGAAAAACTGCCATCTCTGTCAGGTTAGCAAACCAAAAAACCGTCCACCTCTTGGTCAGTTAATCTCTTTACCGATCCCTGAACGCCCTTGGCAATCCCTGTCCATGGATCATATCACCAATCTTCCCACTGGTCCTAACCAACCCTATGATGCTATCCTTGTTATCGTCTGTCGTCTCACCAAGATGCTTCATCTGATTCGTTGTTCTACCACAGATACTGCATCCTACCTCATCGCCCATCTGCAACTGAATATTTTTCGGCTTCATGGTTATCCGGACTTCATCACTTCAGATAATGGTTCTACCTTTAAATCTGACAAGTTCAAAACTTTTTGTCATAACTCCGGCATCAAGTTACACTTCActtctcctcttcaccCCGCTGGCAATGGTCAAGTTGAACGCTTCAATCAGTTTGTTTCTAACTACATCAAGTCGTTCACCTCTGCTACTCCACATTCCTGGTCCACCAACCTTTCAGATGCTGAATTCGCCTTCAATAATTCAGTTTCTTCTGCCACTGGTTTTACTCCTTTCTACGCCAACTATGGTTTTCATCCTCGCGTTCCTTTCGCCCCTCCTTCAACTCTCCCCCTTACTCCTCGCCATCCTATTGAGTCCTCTCAACACCTTTCCCGTACCCACCTTACTCTCTCTCGGCACCTTGCTAAAGCTCAGCAGAACTACGCGAAACACTACAACCGCCATCATCTCCAGTATACTTTCAATGTTGGTGATCTTGTTCTCGTCAGTTCTTCCCGCTTTCAACTCCAAGGTCAACGGAAAACTCTACCTCGTTTTCTCGGTCCCTTTGCTGTCTCCGAAGTTGTTAACCCTACTTCTTATCGTCTTCAGCTTCCTCCTACTCTTAAAACCCACGATGTTTTTCACATTTCTCACTTGTCCCCTTATCATTCACTTCACGATCCTTCCATCAACATCCTTCATCTCACTGTTGGTGACTTCTCGTTTCCTATCGACAAGATCGTGGATCATCACATCCAACCCGACCAACTTTACTTCCTCGTTCGTTTCAAATACGCCACCACTCGGGCTCACAAACATGAACATTGGATTCCCCTTTCCAGCTTTGGTCGAGACCACTACCCTCTCCTTCGCGCTTATGCTTCCAAGTGTCGTTCTCCAGAGTCTACCACTCTTCTCTCGCGACTCGCTACGCTCGTCGCTTCGGAGGGAGGAGATACTGTCACGATTCCGGCTTCCCAATAGCTTATCCGTTATCTTCCGACCTCTACCGACTACCTCCGCATGTCAGCCGTCTTCCTGCctctcttcaacatcactcCAAATGCATACTTCTGCATCTCATGTCGTCTTCGCCGACTTATCTCTCTATaacttctccttgataagTTTCATGTTGACGCTAATGCCGTCTGCTCCACTTCCTATGTCTCCAGTTTGTCTTGGCTCGTTTCACACTCGCCTCtccttggtcatttgatctatgttttgtttcatctaataatttcgcctcattctcttttctttattttcttctcaaagattcttttctactttttcatcttgttctcaattattatataaagggtactattttgctctttcaattagttttattctttagatattaaaacatCTGTTACTAATATTAATCCTTATTCAAAACCTCCTTCAAGTGCGACTACTCCCAGAACTTAACCGACTTTCATACAACTTTATCTCACAGTAAGTGTATATGAATCTTAAAGGTTAACCTGGTTATTCTGAtaattcttatctttaGATAATGGTTTCGCATGCCACATGGATAAAGTATTCCGAATATCTCGGACATGAAACAGCCGTGCATCTTCGGAAGCCTCACCTGACacccagccgccggaggcaggcccccccTCCCGGCGGGTCCCGGTGAGAGGTGCGGGTGAAACCGGAGTGATAGGAGTGGTAGTGGGTCAGGCGGACATCAACAATGAGGGAAAAGACCCGTGTTGGTTTATCATTGTCGAGCAAATTTGCCAACTCGGACCAGCAAGGAGCTCACCGGGAATATCAGTACATTCGTCTATTAAATCTATGTGCCCACTTGAGTAATAGTTTACGTGGTGCATGACAGCATCGCTAGTCGAACCGTTAAACTTTAAAATGGCTGCATTGTGCATATTCAGTAACAGGAAACAAGTCGCGTGAAAAGATTTAGCCGACAGACGGTTCTAAGACATGGCGGGTGAAAAGCGAGCGagcagcaaaaaaaaagggtcTTTCCAAGTGTCTCACTTTTCGACACCACAGTTTCCGCCTTACAAGCGATCAACGATCTACGATGAGTTATATGTTCGGTAAAATATATTGCCAGTAAATCAACAATGACTGACGCCtacagatattattttgccCTGTTTGTTTCAGCTTTACCCTTGGAACATGTGTTTTGCTGGGTCAAGCTGTAGCCAGGGCTGCCGCAACCGCTTTAATTATTATGTACTTGCATGTCTGTATTTCACCATGTCTCAGTTTGGCCCTTACTGCTGGCATTATTTGCTCTCTACCCAACGAGAAATCCACTGCCTCTCAGAGGGGAACACCTCACATCAAAGGCGAACACCTCACACAGAACATGTTCAAGGCGTGAACCGTATAAACTGCTGCATATACGTGGATAAACACACCGTTGGGCGGATGGTAGATACCGTTAAACTGGAATGAAAACCGGTATGCTGTCTGGTAGAATTGGTAAGGATATCCAGGGGTAGAAAGTCTGATAATCCACTCCGTTCACGACCATGGCTTCAGatattttattggtttGAGGCGGCGATTTTCTCACGGTTTAATGTTATTCCAGATTGTTTAGCCATCGTCGTTAGCTGGTTAGTGGTTAGCTACATGTTGTTATTTGATACGGCCTTTTTTGGGCACAGCTAGAAATGCTGGTGTGAACACGGCGCGtcactgctgttgtttttttgtctgCCAACTGCCAACTTCTTGCTCAATTTACTGAGACAGCCTTGGTACGTAGGTGGGTCACAATCCTGGTGCTTACCAAGCTTTTGAAACTGCAAACGCCGTCTGTTCGCCTGCTTATCATCTATATTACCATTTTCTATTTCTATTAAGCTAGGGAGTATGTATTATGACAGAGAAATCCAAGCCAGTCCTGGTAAATTTAAGCAATCTGATAATCTAGTCTGTTTAGCCATGGCGCCAGTATTTTTGACGTCACAAGTCGCCGATTGACCGTGATTGCCGCAACTGCTCAAATGCTCAACAGAACCGTGATACCTGGCCATGCAAGTCAAACGATTGTCTATCAGCAAACTATCTTGGAACGACGACTCACTCCGTTACATTAAGAAAGGATCATCTAGATCAATGGTGGCAGTTGAAAATCATGTCTATCTGAATGCGTCCGCTGATATCATGAAACTGGCCACAAATACAACTGCAATGTTACAAATACTAGGAGACCTTGTACAAATGTCGGGTTTTATTGATACCGactgttgctgataaaACATTTTTTGGAGGAACGAGCCAACTCTTGTCGCTCGTTTAAAATAGCGATATCACCTGTACTCAAAAACCGATTGGCAGGAACATCAATTCGAGCGGCAGGAACAAAACGTTAACTGTTGTCCACCCGTGTCCGTCAATTTGCGGGCGGCTTGCATCAACTGCGTAAACTACCAAACTGTGCATGAAGGATCAtgaaaaacgaaaaaaaacaaaaaaaaagtcctATTTCAAAAAATTGGCCGTTCCCATTCGGGAAATTTCCACGAAGCAAGTCAATATGGAACAAGTGTCTGTACTGATCGAAGCATGTGAAGATTCTAGCAACAAAAGACAtccacaaaaaaaatctggtCTCATTACGAATCAACGGCCGTTTTGTTCTATTCATAATGTTCataataaacaataaacacTGACCCTGCAATCAACACAATTGTCATGATGTGCTAAAATTTTCAAACTAGTATATCTGTAGGTTTGACTCGAATGCTGGATAAATAATACCAGCGGAGATCTACATCGAGGTGCAGCTGCCAAATTTTGCGCCGTTAGAGATTGCCCAAACTAGTATTAAAAGGGCTAATTGAAATATGCAAAATGACAAAAGTGGCCTATTTGACATATGAACGACAGAGCCTAGCCTCTCGAGCCCCTGAAAGTTACTCGAGACGCCGAAGTCCAACTATATGCATGTAACCACTTAGTGCCACAAGTGAGGGGAAATTACAGGACGGTGCTAACCCTCAAAACGCGTCCTAACTACCAGACGACTGTTAGTAAGAAGCGGATAAGTCTCTGGGGAAAGGGGGTCGGTTAAACGCCAAATAGTGTTGCAGAAATCTGGTCCGTTAAAAAACGTGCTTCTCCGCTCTTCACCACGTCCGTTTAATGTCCTTTACGGTACTGATAGCAGCAGGTTCGGATATATGTCAAATACAAAATTATCTAGTAAATCGTTAATGTATACAATAGGGGTAGGTTCCTGAAAACATCCTAATCCAACCCCCCTCTTAATGACATGAGGCACTCCaaattattaaaaatgCACCAATCATCGGATTAATAGGGGTCAATTTAATATTTCACAACAGTTTACTTGTCTCAGATCCCCGACCTCATATGTCTTATAGAGTGGGGCTCGATCTCAACGGTGGTCAAACGGCTCTGGTTGGTCgatttgattattttcttttcttggctCTTTTTACACACTCCCATGGGGTATGCGCCTGTTGTCGCCGACATTCAATATCCACTTTGAAATGCccattgtttttttttttttgacaccGATGATAACCGAACCTTTTGACACGGCAAATTTCGTCTGATAAAAAATGCTCATATCTATTATTGAGATATATACACTTAGCTATTTAATCCCCCACCTTCTGAACTAACTGTAAAACCAGTAAACTCTAACTCATCTTGGCAAAAAGTCAATTTAGAATTAGAATAAAGTTAAGCTCATTATTGAGACACCAAGCATCACCGGTTTTAACCTCGGTAAACTCGCCATATGTGAGCTCGTGTCTTAGTGCTTGCTGTACACAACCCGTCTTGAAATTAAAATACTCCTTGTCCTTGCAGCAAGGTCCACTCAATGGCTGAGATCTTTCTGTGCTGCAAAGCATGCCACACTTCAGTTTGGCTTCGTTTTTGGGGCCAATGCCTTTCGTTCTGTGGATGAAGGAGAATAAATGTGATTGACAGAGGTAAATACCTCTTGGGGTAAAGTAACTGTATATCGTTAAAACTGTTGAACAAAAGCAATTATATGTCGCAACTGCAGTTGTGTGCTGGTCATAGCTCCTCACCCTCTTAAAAAAAGTAATGTGAAATAAATTTGGCGATCTACATGCAGTGATTTTTCGAAGTCCAGACTGTGCCGCTATAAATGATATCTACTTCGCTACGTCTGGAGTTTGAGGTTTTGAATTTTGTGACTTTTTACCGTtggtttgttgttttcttAGCTTTTGGTGCGAACTAGATAATCTAGCTGAATACCACTGAGTTAAATTGGTGACGTGAAAAATAACAAGCCAAGCGGAGTCAACTTGTACGGTGTTTTATAAATGGTACAAGTTTAAGGCACTTgttgtttttcaattttggcatttttttttaataatttatCAGGCTGGACCCTGTTAACTtatcattttatttttagttttttttttatcttccCGTTTGATTCACTTACAATTGGGTTATAACAGTCAAGTTCTAGCTTTGATCAAGACTGTTGTTGCCAATTGAAATTAGAGTGTATTATAATGATTGATCAACCGGCGTCCATCCAACTATTTACGCCCGTTTCCACTCCTCCTTCAGAAGTGCAATCTTTAACCAAAGGACAACCTGACTCTTCTCCTATTGATCATTCTGTCTTGTTGCCTTATAAAACTATGTCTGGATCATTTCATTATGATCCGAATGCAAGCGTTCCTTATCAGCGTCCTGATCCACCCTTCAGATCTGATGCTTCTGCGGtagccagcagcagtatgAAATTGGAACGTCTTGATCCCTCTTCCATAGGAGTCAAACTGGAAAGAGCCGACTCGGTTTCCTCTTGGACCTCTTCATCGGCTGCATATCCACCCACCCCAGACTCCAGTATAATCCCAAGGACGTCTTCTTCCACTCCAGGTATTGGCAACTTCAATAACTTTGAAAGGTCTGCCTCGTATGATAACTTATCATACATCACAGTTGAAACTGTTTTGCCAGATATCAAGAATTCTGAGGGCAAGTTTTGCTGTACCCATTGTGACAGAGTTTACACTCATGGCAAGCACCTTCGAAGGCACATGCTGAGACACACAGGCGAACGTCCATACGGATGTGACTGGTGTCCAAGGCGATTCACTCGTGCTGACATTCGCAAACGTCATGTTCTCAAGTGTAGAGCAAGACTCGAGCAAGCTGGGTCCGCTACTACTTATAGCAGGAATGCCGAGGCACAGTACTTGCCATCTGCTGTTCAGATGTATAGAGAAGATGGTGTTGAAAGACTGTCTCGTTCTAGATCTATGAACCAGTTGAGCAGCTTTGGATATAGCTCGCCAGCTCCCCAACAGCAATATCAAATGACGCCTCTTTCTGATACCCCCGCTTCGAATTACAGCGGTTCGAGACAGGTGTTTCATGTTGTCCCGGTGACTCAAGCTGCCACTTCGTCTGTCCCACCACCATCGCCTGTGCAACCACCTCATATTGCACATCCAGTTCCAGTACACGATGCTCGTTGGAAGTCACATCAGCAGGTTCTTCAGTTCCCCAGTCATAGAACTGCATCACCTCAGGTTGGCTACCAGGTAGTAGATAGTCCCAGTGAGACCCAATCTGGTGAAGTTTCCAGTCTGCCTCTTACTGGCTCGTCCAGTAGCTCTTTCTCTGCATTTTCTCACTTGTCAGGGTACAGACAACCGTCTCACAGCCTGACTCCTGTCGCATCCACCATCATGTACTACCCAGGTCAGATGTCGTCGGTTCCCCAGCCCACTCAAAAGCTGTCCACCCCATCACCACCCTTGTATCAATCCACAAACACCTATGGAGGAGTCCAAGAGAGATATACCCAAGTGGCCGAGCCAATGGCAGCACCCACACTGCCGCCTCCACTGACATCGAATCTCACTTCGCTGTACACCCCTCCCATCGTCCAGCCCTCGCCACTACTCGACAGTTATGGATCAGTCCCCTCGCACGCCCCATCTTTTGTACATACTCCAAGACCAGGTCAGTTTGGCTTGGGTATTTATGTTAACGAACCAGAACCTTACAGACACAGACGTCTGGACTAAACCAGCGTCTATATTTATGCCATCCCCCATCATTTCATGACCTCCCAATATTTATGACTCTTTATACTAGCTATTATTATAGAAACGCAGTGCTACGAATCTCCTTgccagactgcctccggcggctggggctctgccccagaccccgtggctcctctcgctccgctcgagtcgtgacgtccacggtcccagcagcctcctgcgaagcaggagccacggggtctggggcagagccccagccgccggaggcagaccaggCACAAGTGTTAGCAGCGAGATGTATTAGTCAAATGCGGATAGATATTAATTGGGACGGGGATCGATGGGTCGCATGATCTCGTCGTAGATCATGCGTTTGAGTTCCTCGGTGGTCAGCTCGTCTTTTTTCCTGTCGAAGTCGAAGAACTCCTGCGGGATAGGTGTAGCAGTGGGCTCGTCGTCCGGGTCGTGGTACTGTTCTAGGTAGGGGTGCTTGAGAGCTTCTTCGACTGTGATTCTCTTTGAGGGGTTGAATGCGAGCATTTTGTCGAGCAAATCTACTGCTAGCAGGTTGGCATTGGGGAACAGTGCTCGGAATGgcgtcttcttcttgaatgGCAGTGAGCGGATGTATTCTCGAGCACGTCGCGATTTCACGGCATAGTAGTCTTCCATGGTAGGTGTACCTAGGACATCCAATATGAGCATCAGCTGGTGATGGTAATCTTTACCGGGGAAGAGAGGGCGACCGCTTAACATCTCTGCCAAAATGCAGCCAACTGACCACATGTCAATTGCTTTTGTGTATTCCTGGAAGGTGAGCATGATCTCTGGAGCTCGATACCAACGGGTCGCAACATACTCAGTCATGAACCCGAAGTTATCGTCAGTGGACGCAGCAGAACGAGCGAGTCCGAAATCACATACTTTCAAGTCGCAGTTGGCGTTGAGAAGAAGGTTAGAGGGCTTCAGGTCTCGATGTAGTACATTGGCAGAATGCATAGCTTTGAGAGCACGTAGAGTCTGGTAGATAAAGTACTGACAGTGGTCATCCGACAAGGTCTGAGAACCAATGACTCGGTACATATCAGTTTCCATGAGCTCTTGGATCAGATAAACTTCTTGAAAGGGATCATATGCAGGTGGCTTTTGAATGTCCAGAATAGAAATAATGTTTTCGTGGTTGAAATGTCGAAGCAGTTTTATCTCTCGTAGAGTTCTTAAACAAAACATGGATTTGTCGAATGGAATGATTTTCTTTATAGCTACTTTTTGTCCCGAAGGTTTGTGAATAGCCGAACACACAATACCATACGCGCCTTCTCCGACTACTTCCAATATTTGATAGTGGTCTGATACGTTGAACGagatttttcttggttctGGTCGAGGCATCTtgaattttgtttttaacACCAAGTCAGTCCGAATGCAAGAGAATAGTAAATGGGTCGACAAGCGATTCCAGCAATGGAAGTGTCCAGTTTATGTGATGTGGTGATGCGGAAAGTTTGAGGCAGGCAGGAAGGGAATCCAAGACTACGCGTGTCAGTTACTGAATTATCAAAATCCGTCCCGTCAGTAACAGTTGTTAAAATGCAGTGTAGTCTATATCAGATGGAGTGAGGTCTTGTAAAAGATACAGTCAAGAATGTTATTGAGGGAAGCTGATAACAAACGATAGCAACTTGTGGCAGTGAGGTGTGCAGACTGCAGCGTATGAGGCAGCTTTCTTAGAGGAGGTAGAGGTTAGAACTCTAGCTAATTCCACGAACCTTGTTGAAATagacaaatcaaaatatttagGCTAAGATAAGGTTAGTGACGCTTTCCCGTGTTTTAGTAATCATTTACATGACCATACCTTAATAATGACGTCAAATTTCAGAAATGACCACAGAAACAACCTTTTGCTAATATTAGAACTGCTGATAACAGTTCCAATAATCCA
This is a stretch of genomic DNA from Sugiyamaella lignohabitans strain CBS 10342 chromosome C, complete sequence. It encodes these proteins:
- the FUS3 gene encoding mitogen-activated serine/threonine-protein kinase FUS3 (Mitogen-activated serine/threonine protein kinase involved in mating; phosphoactivated by Ste7p; substrates include Ste12p, Far1p, Bni1p, Sst2p; inhibits invasive growth during mating by phosphorylating Tec1p, promoting its; inhibits recruitment of Ste5p, Cdc42p-mediated asymmetry and mating morphogenesis; GO_component: GO:0005737 - cytoplasm [Evidence IEA,IEA]; GO_component: GO:0005737 - cytoplasm [Evidence IDA] [PMID 10233162]; GO_component: GO:0043332 - mating projection tip [Evidence IDA] [PMID 11781566]; GO_component: GO:0043332 - mating projection tip [Evidence IDA] [PMID 17952059]; GO_component: GO:0005739 - mitochondrion [Evidence IDA] [PMID 14576278]; GO_component: GO:0005739 - mitochondrion [Evidence IDA] [PMID 16823961]; GO_component: GO:0005634 - nucleus [Evidence IEA,IEA]; GO_component: GO:0005634 - nucleus [Evidence IDA] [PMID 10233162]; GO_component: GO:0005634 - nucleus [Evidence IDA] [PMID 18417610]; GO_component: GO:0042597 - periplasmic space [Evidence IEA,IEA]; GO_function: GO:0005524 - ATP binding [Evidence IEA,IEA]; GO_function: GO:0004707 - MAP kinase activity [Evidence IEA,IEA]; GO_function: GO:0004707 - MAP kinase activity [Evidence IDA] [PMID 15620357]; GO_function: GO:0004707 - MAP kinase activity [Evidence IDA] [PMID 8384702]; GO_function: GO:0016301 - kinase activity [Evidence IEA]; GO_function: GO:0000166 - nucleotide binding [Evidence IEA]; GO_function: GO:0004672 - protein kinase activity [Evidence IEA]; GO_function: GO:0004672 - protein kinase activity [Evidence IDA] [PMID 16319894]; GO_function: GO:0004674 - protein serine/threonine kinase activity [Evidence IEA,IEA]; GO_function: GO:0016740 - transferase activity [Evidence IEA]; GO_function: GO:0016772 - transferase activity, transferring phosphorus-containing groups [Evidence IEA]; GO_process: GO:0000165 - MAPK cascade [Evidence IEA,IEA]; GO_process: GO:0007049 - cell cycle [Evidence IEA]; GO_process: GO:0007050 - cell cycle arrest [Evidence IMP] [PMID 10049917]; GO_process: GO:0051301 - cell division [Evidence IEA]; GO_process: GO:0000746 - conjugation [Evidence IEA]; GO_process: GO:0001403 - invasive growth in response to glucose limitation [Evidence IMP] [PMID 10652102]; GO_process: GO:0001403 - invasive growth in response to glucose limitation [Evidence IMP] [PMID 15620357]; GO_process: GO:0001403 - invasive growth in response to glucose limitation [Evidence IMP] [PMID 8001818]; GO_process: GO:0007067 - mitotic nuclear division [Evidence IEA]; GO_process: GO:0043409 - negative regulation of MAPK cascade [Evidence IPI] [PMID 16424299]; GO_process: GO:0010526 - negative regulation of transposition, RNA-mediated [Evidence IMP] [PMID 9566871]; GO_process: GO:0000750 - pheromone-dependent signal transduction involved in conjugation with cellular fusion [Evidence IDA] [PMID 15620357]; GO_process: GO:0000750 - pheromone-dependent signal transduction involved in conjugation with cellular fusion [Evidence IDA] [PMID 8384702]; GO_process: GO:0016310 - phosphorylation [Evidence IEA]; GO_process: GO:0046827 - positive regulation of protein export from nucleus [Evidence IMP] [PMID 22588722]; GO_process: GO:0006468 - protein phosphorylation [Evidence IEA]; GO_process: GO:0006468 - protein phosphorylation [Evidence IDA] [PMID 16319894]; GO_process: GO:0006468 - protein phosphorylation [Evidence IDA] [PMID 22588722]; GO_process: GO:0006468 - protein phosphorylation [Evidence IDA] [PMID 8384702]) is translated as MPRPEPRKISFNVSDHYQILEVVGEGAYGIVCSAIHKPSGQKVAIKKIIPFDKSMFCLRTLREIKLLRHFNHENIISILDIQKPPAYDPFQEVYLIQELMETDMYRVIGSQTLSDDHCQYFIYQTLRALKAMHSANVLHRDLKPSNLLLNANCDLKVCDFGLARSAASTDDNFGFMTEYVATRWYRAPEIMLTFQEYTKAIDMWSVGCILAEMLSGRPLFPGKDYHHQLMLILDVLGTPTMEDYYAVKSRRAREYIRSLPFKKKTPFRALFPNANLLAVDLLDKMLAFNPSKRITVEEALKHPYLEQYHDPDDEPTATPIPQEFFDFDRKKDELTTEELKRMIYDEIMRPIDPRPN